The following proteins are co-located in the Pseudomonas sp. ATCC 13867 genome:
- a CDS encoding LysR family transcriptional regulator: protein MAFTLRQVRYFVATAEVGQISQAAVNLHISQSAVTSAIQELESLLGAALFTRTAQGMTLTDNGRHFLNHAYSILRSVDDALNSPLPDTQLNGSLNVAASYTVVGYFLPYHLQRLAQWYPDLRLHLHEQERVDIEQGLLDGRYDMAVVLTGNLTEPRIASETLFSSTRRLWLPVRHPLAERPAVALADVAGEPYIMLTVDEAGDSSMRYWQACGQEPRVILHTSSVEAVRSMVANGSGVAILSDLVYRPWSLEGKRIETLSLVDPVPSMSVGLAWHRERELTPAMLAFREYFRQSFLAPQLSSTRR, encoded by the coding sequence ATGGCCTTCACCCTGCGCCAAGTGCGCTACTTCGTCGCCACCGCCGAGGTCGGACAGATTTCCCAGGCGGCGGTGAACCTGCACATTTCGCAGTCGGCGGTGACCAGCGCGATCCAGGAACTGGAAAGCCTGCTCGGCGCCGCGTTGTTCACCCGCACCGCCCAGGGCATGACGCTGACTGACAACGGCCGGCACTTCCTCAACCACGCCTACTCGATCCTGCGCAGCGTCGACGACGCGCTGAACAGCCCGCTGCCCGATACCCAGCTCAACGGCAGCCTGAACGTCGCCGCCAGCTACACCGTGGTGGGCTACTTCCTGCCGTACCACCTGCAGCGCCTGGCGCAGTGGTATCCGGACCTGCGCCTGCACCTGCACGAACAGGAGCGGGTGGACATCGAGCAGGGCCTGCTCGACGGCCGCTACGACATGGCCGTGGTCCTCACCGGCAACCTGACCGAGCCGCGGATCGCCTCGGAGACGCTGTTCAGCTCAACCCGCCGGCTCTGGCTGCCGGTCCGTCATCCGCTCGCCGAGCGGCCGGCAGTGGCGCTGGCGGACGTGGCCGGCGAGCCGTACATCATGCTGACCGTCGATGAGGCCGGCGACTCGTCGATGCGCTACTGGCAGGCCTGCGGCCAGGAACCCCGGGTGATCCTGCACACCAGTTCGGTGGAGGCGGTGCGCAGCATGGTCGCCAACGGCTCCGGCGTGGCTATCCTTTCCGATCTGGTCTATCGCCCCTGGTCACTGGAGGGCAAGCGCATCGAGACGCTGAGCCTGGTCGATCCGGTACCGTCGATGAGCGTCGGCCTGGCCTGGCACCGCGAGCGCGAGCTGACACCGGCCATGCTGGCTTTCCGCGAATACTTCCGCCAGTCGTTCCTGGCTCCGCAATTGAGCAGCACGCGCCGCTGA
- a CDS encoding 5-oxoprolinase subunit PxpA — MHTVDLNSDMGEGFGPWTIGDGVDEAIMPLISSANIATGFHAGEPNIMRRTVELALEHAVGIGAHPGFRDLVGFGRRHINAPASELINDMLYQLGALREFARLHGARLQHIKPHGALYMHLARDEQAAGEFVETLHRLDPELLLFCMPGSATWRAAQAVGQPTVREFYADRDYDNSGSIVFTRRVRALDPREVAAKVLRACREGRVRTVEGNDIEIDFDSVCIHSDTPGALALVQATRAALLDAGISIQAPR; from the coding sequence ATGCACACAGTCGATCTCAATTCCGACATGGGCGAAGGTTTCGGCCCCTGGACTATCGGCGATGGCGTGGACGAGGCGATCATGCCGCTGATCAGCAGCGCCAACATCGCCACCGGCTTCCATGCCGGCGAGCCGAACATCATGCGTCGCACCGTCGAGCTGGCTCTCGAGCACGCCGTCGGTATCGGCGCCCATCCCGGTTTCCGCGACCTGGTCGGCTTCGGTCGCCGGCACATCAACGCTCCCGCCAGCGAGCTGATCAACGACATGCTCTATCAGCTTGGCGCACTGCGCGAATTTGCCCGTCTGCACGGCGCGCGACTGCAGCACATCAAGCCTCACGGCGCGCTGTACATGCACCTGGCGCGCGACGAGCAGGCCGCCGGCGAATTCGTCGAAACCTTGCATCGTCTGGATCCCGAACTGCTGCTGTTCTGCATGCCCGGCTCGGCCACCTGGCGCGCCGCCCAGGCGGTGGGCCAGCCAACGGTGCGCGAGTTCTACGCCGACCGCGACTACGACAACAGCGGCTCCATCGTCTTCACCCGCCGGGTTCGGGCGCTCGATCCGCGGGAGGTCGCGGCCAAGGTGCTGCGCGCTTGCCGGGAAGGCCGGGTGCGCACGGTCGAGGGCAACGACATCGAGATCGACTTCGATTCTGTCTGTATCCACAGCGACACGCCTGGTGCGCTGGCGCTGGTCCAGGCCACCCGCGCAGCGCTGCTGGACGCCGGCATCAGCATTCAGGCGCCGCGCTGA
- a CDS encoding acetyl-CoA carboxylase — protein MAEHHVQSPLPGTFYRKPTPDAPAYVEVGQRVEPGSVIGLVEVMKQFSEVQAEYAGTLQAFLVGDGDPIEPGQELATIRLDA, from the coding sequence ATGGCCGAACATCATGTGCAGTCACCCTTGCCGGGCACTTTCTACCGCAAGCCAACCCCAGATGCCCCGGCCTATGTCGAAGTGGGCCAGCGGGTCGAGCCCGGCAGCGTGATCGGGCTGGTCGAGGTGATGAAACAGTTCTCCGAAGTGCAGGCCGAATACGCCGGTACGCTGCAGGCCTTCCTGGTCGGGGATGGCGATCCGATCGAACCGGGACAGGAACTGGCGACCATTCGTCTCGATGCATGA
- a CDS encoding acetyl-CoA carboxylase biotin carboxylase subunit, with protein sequence MLKKLLIANRGEIAVRIIRAARALGVPTVAVCSEADADSLAARQADEMRIIGPARADRSYLNAEALLRAARDTGADSIHPGYGFLSENADFAQAVVDAGLVFVGPAASTIRRMGDKAEARRTAMAAGVPVVPGSPGELEDIAAALRCAEQVGYPLLIKASAGGGGRGIRIAHDAEELRREFPIAQREAQAAFGSAAVYLERFIRQARHIEVQILGDGERAVHLFERECSLQRRRQKVFEEAPSAALSDSQREALCASAVRLAESLGYRGAGTLEYLFDAHSGEFFFIEMNTRIQVEHPVSEMITGIDLVQAMLRIAGGEPLGLRQEDIRLNGAALEMRVNAEDPERNFFPCPGVVESLGWPQGEGVRVDSHLYPGYRVPPYYDSLLAKIIVHGRDREEAFARARRALDHTELAGMATTLPLHRWLLADVRVQAAQFDTGTLETWLAERSARVEA encoded by the coding sequence ATGCTGAAGAAGCTTCTGATCGCCAACCGTGGCGAAATCGCCGTGCGCATCATCCGTGCCGCGCGTGCGCTGGGAGTCCCGACCGTCGCGGTGTGCAGCGAGGCCGACGCCGATTCGCTGGCCGCGCGCCAGGCCGACGAGATGCGGATCATCGGTCCGGCCCGCGCCGACCGCAGTTACCTGAATGCCGAGGCCTTGCTGCGGGCCGCGCGGGACACCGGTGCGGATTCGATCCATCCCGGCTACGGTTTCCTCTCCGAAAACGCGGACTTCGCCCAGGCGGTGGTCGATGCCGGACTGGTCTTTGTCGGTCCTGCCGCGTCGACCATCCGCCGCATGGGCGACAAGGCCGAGGCACGGCGCACGGCGATGGCAGCCGGCGTGCCGGTGGTGCCGGGCTCGCCGGGCGAGCTGGAGGACATCGCGGCCGCCCTGCGTTGTGCGGAACAGGTCGGCTATCCGCTGCTGATCAAGGCCTCCGCCGGTGGCGGCGGCCGAGGTATCCGCATCGCCCACGATGCCGAGGAACTGCGCCGCGAGTTCCCCATTGCCCAGCGCGAAGCACAGGCGGCTTTCGGTTCCGCAGCGGTGTATCTGGAGCGTTTCATCCGCCAGGCGCGGCATATCGAAGTACAGATTCTGGGCGATGGTGAGCGGGCCGTGCACCTGTTCGAGCGCGAGTGTTCGCTGCAGCGCCGCCGGCAGAAGGTCTTTGAGGAGGCGCCCTCCGCCGCGCTGAGCGACAGCCAGCGCGAAGCCCTCTGCGCCAGCGCCGTGCGTCTGGCTGAGAGCCTGGGCTATCGCGGCGCCGGCACCCTGGAATACCTGTTCGACGCGCACAGCGGCGAATTCTTCTTCATCGAGATGAACACCCGCATCCAGGTCGAGCACCCAGTCAGCGAGATGATCACTGGCATCGACCTGGTCCAGGCCATGCTGCGCATCGCCGGCGGCGAGCCGCTGGGGCTGCGCCAGGAAGACATCCGCCTGAACGGCGCGGCGCTGGAAATGCGCGTCAACGCCGAAGACCCTGAGCGAAACTTCTTCCCGTGCCCCGGCGTGGTGGAAAGCCTCGGCTGGCCGCAGGGCGAGGGCGTGCGCGTGGACAGCCACCTGTACCCCGGCTACCGCGTGCCGCCTTACTACGATTCGCTGCTGGCGAAGATCATTGTCCACGGCCGCGACCGCGAAGAGGCCTTCGCCCGCGCCCGGCGGGCGCTGGACCACACCGAACTGGCCGGCATGGCGACCACCCTGCCGCTGCACCGCTGGCTGCTGGCCGATGTGCGCGTGCAGGCCGCGCAGTTCGACACCGGTACCCTGGAAACCTGGCTGGCCGAGCGTTCGGCCAGAGTGGAGGCATGA
- a CDS encoding 5-oxoprolinase subunit B family protein, which translates to MHEQIRYSFGGDEHLFAEVAESMSLEAFFRGMAITQAIEQQALPGVLDVCLANASFQVRFNPDLIAPQVLLERVRELESLATTERRIQTRIIEIPVLYNDPWTHETLMRFRDRHQAPDSTDLEYAARINGYRDVQAFIEAHSGTPWFVSMVGFVAGLPFMYQMVEREKQLQVPKYLRPRTDTPKLTLGHGGCFGCIYSVRGAGGYQMFGVTPAPIYDPQQSLGYLKDSMVFFRAGDIVRFKPIDRGEYDQVLASVEAGSFDLRIRPVEFDLDAFLNDPQGCRQRLQEVLHVA; encoded by the coding sequence ATGCACGAGCAGATTCGCTACAGCTTCGGTGGCGACGAGCACCTGTTCGCTGAGGTCGCCGAATCCATGTCGCTTGAGGCGTTTTTCCGCGGCATGGCCATCACCCAGGCGATCGAGCAGCAGGCGCTTCCCGGTGTGCTGGATGTCTGCCTGGCCAATGCGTCCTTCCAGGTGCGCTTCAATCCTGACCTGATCGCTCCGCAGGTGCTGCTCGAGCGCGTGCGTGAGCTGGAGTCGCTGGCCACCACCGAGCGTCGCATCCAGACGCGGATCATCGAGATCCCGGTGCTCTACAACGACCCCTGGACCCATGAGACGCTGATGCGCTTCCGCGACCGCCACCAGGCCCCGGACTCCACCGACCTGGAATACGCCGCGCGGATCAACGGCTACCGCGACGTCCAGGCCTTCATCGAGGCGCACAGCGGCACGCCGTGGTTCGTCTCGATGGTCGGTTTCGTCGCCGGCCTGCCGTTCATGTACCAGATGGTCGAGCGCGAGAAGCAGTTGCAGGTGCCCAAGTACCTGCGTCCGCGCACCGATACGCCGAAACTGACGCTCGGCCACGGCGGCTGCTTCGGCTGTATCTATTCCGTGCGCGGTGCCGGCGGCTACCAGATGTTCGGCGTCACTCCGGCGCCGATTTACGACCCGCAACAGAGCCTGGGCTATCTGAAGGATTCGATGGTGTTCTTCCGCGCCGGAGACATCGTGCGCTTCAAGCCGATCGACCGCGGCGAGTACGACCAGGTACTGGCCTCGGTGGAGGCGGGCAGCTTCGATTTGCGCATCCGTCCGGTCGAGTTCGATCTCGATGCCTTCCTCAACGATCCGCAAGGTTGCCGGCAACGCCTGCAGGAGGTGCTCCATGTCGCTTAA
- a CDS encoding biotin-dependent carboxyltransferase family protein, with the protein MSLKVLKPGLATSVQDAGREGYYHLGIPPSGALDQYALRAANLLVGNPATTAALECTLLGPQLEFQRDALVAVCGAAMTPRLGGAEMPLCTAFRVRAGQVLGFDFIKAGARGYIAIDGGIDVPVVLDSRSTYGLGAIGGFHGRRLLAGDELPLGAPGERGQEGLALPRSLQIEVGGEISLRVVPGLYLHRLTARAAEQFFADTWTVGSEADRTGFRFKGGTPLAFQPREQPFGAGSDPSNIVDACYPIGSIQVPGGLEPIVLHRDAVSGGGYATIGTVISPDLNRMAQMQPNQKARFVAISLEEALAARRRYNQQLENLNRFFLA; encoded by the coding sequence ATGTCGCTTAAGGTCCTCAAGCCCGGGCTTGCCACCTCGGTTCAGGATGCCGGCCGCGAAGGCTACTATCACCTGGGTATCCCGCCGTCCGGCGCGCTCGACCAGTACGCGCTGCGTGCCGCCAATCTGCTGGTGGGCAACCCGGCGACCACGGCGGCGCTCGAATGCACCTTGCTCGGCCCGCAGCTGGAATTCCAGCGCGACGCGCTGGTGGCCGTCTGTGGCGCCGCCATGACGCCGCGCCTGGGCGGCGCTGAGATGCCGTTGTGCACGGCTTTCCGCGTGCGCGCCGGGCAGGTGCTGGGTTTCGACTTCATCAAAGCCGGCGCGCGCGGCTACATCGCCATCGACGGCGGCATCGACGTGCCCGTCGTGCTGGATAGTCGCTCCACCTACGGCCTGGGCGCCATCGGCGGGTTCCACGGGCGGCGCCTGCTGGCCGGCGACGAGCTGCCGCTGGGAGCGCCGGGCGAGCGCGGGCAGGAAGGCCTGGCTTTGCCGCGGTCACTGCAGATCGAGGTGGGCGGCGAGATCAGCCTGCGGGTCGTCCCCGGCCTCTATTTGCATCGTCTGACGGCGCGGGCCGCCGAGCAATTCTTCGCCGACACCTGGACGGTCGGGTCCGAGGCGGATCGTACCGGTTTCCGTTTCAAGGGCGGCACGCCGCTGGCGTTCCAGCCGCGCGAACAGCCGTTCGGTGCCGGCTCCGACCCGTCGAACATCGTCGATGCCTGCTACCCGATCGGCTCGATCCAGGTCCCAGGCGGCCTGGAGCCGATCGTCCTGCATCGCGACGCGGTGTCCGGCGGCGGCTACGCGACCATCGGCACGGTGATCAGCCCGGATCTCAACCGCATGGCGCAGATGCAACCCAACCAGAAGGCCCGCTTCGTCGCCATCAGCCTGGAGGAGGCCCTGGCGGCGCGTCGTCGCTACAACCAGCAACTGGAAAACCTGAACCGCTTCTTTCTTGCCTAG